From a region of the Kaistia sp. 32K genome:
- a CDS encoding extracellular solute-binding protein, translating to MTLFKGLTWDHPRGYNALAAAADDVRKATGSALIDWRKQPLEGFESHPIKDLADAHDLLVLDHPHLGEAAAYDRLLPLEEVFSSDEIEQWKKQSIGPAMESYIWQGHAYALPLDVATQVSVRRPDLCPNRPDSWADVLALAETGKVGLSLGGPHALLSFYSLCLSLGAEPGQDSLIDQSTGLEALGILQSLYAHLDKSLVLLNPIQLLETMSREDRLGYIPLIYGYVTYSTPGQRPFQLAFGEAPHAGQGRRGSVLGGTGIALTKRCAPNDKLLDHLRWLMREPTQSTFIPRHDGQPSALAAWADPEVNAAAGRFYLDTLETASTAWVRPRFDGYIAFQNAASGIVRQTLAGEFDHGAALDQIEIRWKHARSIARGPLA from the coding sequence CGGAAAGCGACCGGATCCGCTCTGATCGACTGGCGGAAGCAGCCGCTCGAAGGCTTCGAGTCGCATCCGATCAAGGATCTGGCCGACGCGCACGACCTGCTCGTCCTCGACCACCCCCATCTCGGCGAGGCGGCCGCCTATGACCGCCTGCTGCCGCTGGAGGAGGTGTTCTCCAGCGACGAGATCGAGCAATGGAAGAAGCAATCCATCGGCCCCGCCATGGAGAGCTATATCTGGCAGGGCCACGCCTATGCACTGCCGCTCGACGTGGCGACACAGGTCTCCGTGCGCCGGCCGGATCTCTGCCCGAACCGTCCCGATAGCTGGGCCGATGTGCTGGCGCTGGCCGAGACCGGCAAGGTAGGCCTGTCGCTCGGCGGGCCACACGCCCTGCTCTCGTTCTATTCGCTGTGCCTGTCGCTTGGCGCAGAGCCCGGCCAGGACAGTCTGATCGACCAGTCGACGGGGCTGGAGGCGCTGGGCATTCTCCAGTCGCTCTACGCGCATCTCGACAAGTCGCTGGTCCTGCTCAACCCGATCCAGCTTCTGGAGACGATGAGCCGGGAGGACCGCCTCGGCTACATTCCGCTGATCTACGGCTATGTCACCTACAGCACGCCGGGGCAGCGTCCATTCCAGCTCGCCTTCGGCGAGGCCCCGCATGCCGGCCAGGGTCGCCGCGGCAGCGTACTGGGCGGGACCGGTATCGCGCTGACGAAGCGCTGCGCTCCCAACGACAAGCTGCTCGATCATCTGCGCTGGCTGATGCGAGAGCCGACGCAAAGCACCTTCATTCCGCGCCATGACGGGCAGCCCTCGGCACTGGCCGCTTGGGCGGATCCAGAGGTGAACGCAGCCGCCGGCCGGTTCTATCTCGATACGCTCGAGACGGCCTCGACGGCCTGGGTCCGGCCGCGCTTCGACGGCTACATCGCCTTCCAGAACGCCGCCTCCGGCATCGTCCGGCAGACGCTCGCCGGCGAGTTCGACCATGGCGCCGCCCTCGATCAGATCGAAATACGATGGAAGCACGCGCGCAGCATCGCGCGTGGTCCGCTTGCCTAG
- a CDS encoding CaiB/BaiF CoA-transferase family protein, which yields MTQKALDNITVLDFSHLLQGPFATQLLADLGANVIKVERPGKGDLFRSLTFNNQWVGGSESPNFLAWNRNKRSLALDLKDPRAKEIIYKIVETADVVVQNFRPGVLDRLGFGYADLARINPRIIYCSGSGYGDSGPYVTRPGQDMLLQGLTGIAAATGRADGPPVPVGSGFADQIGAMNMVYGILSALLWRERSGEGQEIKVDLLSALLAHQGQEMLMAMNFNKDFQRPNSGIGHPGMDAPFGVYPTKDGWVTVAMSPYKTFVGILGDESLLAYDDPKTLFDQRDEIWGKLAALTKTWTTHDLIEALLAADIWCGEVKTHLRVAEDPQVQHMNAITSYEHPKAGTVKVVAPAVKFSKTPATVERPAPLVGEHTEEILREYGLDKL from the coding sequence ATGACACAAAAGGCATTGGACAACATTACCGTCCTCGACTTCAGCCATCTGCTGCAGGGGCCTTTCGCGACTCAGCTGCTGGCCGATCTCGGCGCGAACGTGATCAAGGTCGAGCGCCCCGGAAAGGGCGACCTGTTCCGCAGCCTCACCTTCAACAACCAGTGGGTCGGCGGATCGGAAAGCCCGAATTTCCTCGCCTGGAACCGCAACAAGCGGTCCCTCGCGCTCGACCTGAAGGATCCGCGCGCCAAGGAGATCATCTACAAGATCGTCGAGACCGCCGACGTGGTCGTACAGAACTTCCGCCCCGGCGTGCTGGACCGCCTCGGCTTCGGTTATGCGGATCTCGCCCGCATCAACCCGCGCATCATCTACTGCTCCGGTTCAGGCTATGGCGATAGCGGACCGTATGTGACGCGTCCCGGCCAGGACATGCTGCTGCAGGGCCTGACCGGCATCGCCGCCGCCACGGGCCGCGCCGACGGCCCGCCCGTCCCGGTCGGATCCGGCTTCGCCGACCAGATCGGCGCGATGAACATGGTCTACGGCATCCTGAGCGCGCTGCTGTGGCGCGAGCGCTCCGGCGAGGGTCAGGAGATCAAGGTCGATCTCCTCTCCGCCCTGCTCGCGCATCAGGGCCAGGAAATGCTGATGGCCATGAACTTCAACAAGGATTTCCAGCGCCCGAATTCCGGCATCGGCCACCCCGGCATGGACGCGCCCTTCGGCGTCTATCCGACGAAGGATGGCTGGGTCACCGTCGCGATGAGCCCCTACAAGACGTTCGTCGGCATCCTCGGCGACGAAAGCCTGCTCGCCTATGACGATCCGAAGACGCTGTTCGACCAGCGCGACGAGATCTGGGGCAAGCTCGCGGCGCTCACCAAGACCTGGACCACGCACGACCTGATCGAGGCCCTGCTCGCGGCCGACATCTGGTGCGGCGAAGTGAAGACGCATCTGCGTGTGGCGGAAGACCCTCAGGTCCAGCACATGAACGCCATCACGAGCTACGAGCACCCGAAGGCGGGAACGGTCAAGGTCGTCGCGCCGGCGGTCAAGTTCAGCAAGACGCCGGCCACGGTGGAACGCCCGGCGCCGCTGGTCGGCGAGCACACGGAAGAAATCCTGCGCGAATACGGCCTGGACAAGCTCTGA
- a CDS encoding ergot alkaloid biosynthesis protein, protein MANILLTGGTGKTGRRIAPRLAEAGHDVRLASRRGADARALRGIRFDWNDPSTFDAALANREAVYLVAPTDAPESLRAMQPFLDRALAIGIRRYVLLSASSLPKRGPMMGAVHAYLEEHAPEWAVLRPTWFMQNFSEQQHLPTIRDERAIFSATGEGRVPFIDVEDIAAVAVEALTRDVSFNRDLVLTGPRALSYGDVAEIVGAAIGAGVRHVNLSEGALVERFGAAGMHPDYAAILAGMDIWIASGAEDRLSPDVEAVTGRPPNDFVAYAGRVRDAWL, encoded by the coding sequence ATGGCGAACATCCTCCTGACCGGCGGCACCGGCAAGACCGGCCGCCGCATCGCGCCCCGCCTCGCCGAGGCCGGCCATGATGTCCGCCTGGCCTCGCGCCGCGGCGCCGACGCCCGGGCTTTGCGCGGCATCCGTTTCGACTGGAACGATCCGTCGACCTTCGACGCGGCGCTGGCGAACCGCGAGGCGGTCTATCTGGTGGCGCCGACCGATGCGCCGGAATCGCTGCGGGCCATGCAGCCCTTCCTCGATCGTGCGCTGGCGATCGGGATCCGGCGCTACGTGCTGCTCAGCGCCTCGTCGCTCCCGAAGAGAGGCCCGATGATGGGGGCTGTGCACGCCTATCTGGAGGAGCACGCGCCGGAATGGGCGGTGCTGCGTCCGACCTGGTTCATGCAGAATTTCTCCGAGCAGCAACATCTGCCGACGATCCGCGACGAACGGGCGATCTTCTCGGCGACGGGAGAGGGGCGGGTGCCCTTCATCGACGTCGAGGATATCGCCGCCGTGGCGGTCGAAGCCCTGACGCGCGACGTGTCCTTCAACCGGGACCTCGTCCTGACCGGACCGCGCGCGCTGAGCTATGGCGACGTTGCCGAGATCGTCGGAGCCGCGATCGGAGCGGGCGTGCGGCACGTCAATCTCAGCGAAGGCGCGCTGGTCGAGCGCTTCGGCGCGGCCGGCATGCATCCGGACTATGCCGCGATCCTCGCCGGCATGGACATTTGGATCGCGTCCGGCGCCGAGGATCGGCTGTCGCCCGATGTCGAAGCCGTGACGGGCAGGCCGCCGAACGACTTTGTCGCCTATGCCGGGCGCGTGCGCGACGCCTGGCTTTGA
- a CDS encoding nuclear transport factor 2 family protein, whose translation MTTNKTTELSSFSDMLQRALGPLLDPAAGDFVEMMAPDGVMEFPYAPAGYVRRIEGREALAAYLGRFVDILAIDRMTDPTVHFTRDADVVILEFGCEGLGLKTGQPYDQRYISVITLKDGRIARYRDYWNPLVVIDAVGGLDALNAALGRQ comes from the coding sequence ATGACGACGAACAAGACAACCGAACTGTCGAGCTTTTCCGACATGCTGCAGCGGGCGCTCGGACCGCTGCTGGACCCGGCAGCCGGCGATTTCGTGGAGATGATGGCGCCCGATGGCGTGATGGAGTTTCCCTATGCGCCGGCCGGCTATGTCCGCCGGATCGAAGGGCGCGAGGCGCTGGCCGCTTATCTCGGACGGTTCGTCGACATCCTCGCCATCGACCGGATGACCGACCCGACGGTCCATTTCACGCGCGACGCGGATGTCGTGATCCTGGAATTCGGCTGCGAGGGGCTCGGCCTGAAGACGGGCCAGCCCTATGACCAGCGCTACATTTCGGTGATCACGCTCAAGGACGGCCGGATCGCGCGCTATCGCGACTACTGGAACCCGCTTGTTGTCATCGACGCCGTCGGCGGCCTCGACGCGCTGAACGCGGCGCTCGGGAGGCAGTGA
- a CDS encoding TetR/AcrR family transcriptional regulator, whose protein sequence is MIRNRSDEEDPAPPRRTPSGAAVMQVAKTEAIERALFEEWATTGYAALSMEAIAKRAGVGKAALYRRWPSKLAMVSDVMTRIGTELIEAPDSGDLRRDLHLLLRQLRRVLRHRTIGLILPDLHAEMPRNPELADAVRATLQVARRDKAKVVFRQAIARGELAADIDLDLAADLVGSMIYWRLVVTRQPADEAYLHTLVDLILRALGYRGRDATG, encoded by the coding sequence ATGATACGCAACCGTTCCGACGAAGAGGACCCTGCTCCGCCACGGCGCACGCCGAGCGGCGCGGCCGTGATGCAGGTCGCGAAGACGGAAGCGATCGAGCGGGCGCTGTTCGAGGAATGGGCGACGACCGGATATGCGGCGCTGAGCATGGAGGCGATCGCCAAGCGGGCCGGCGTCGGCAAGGCCGCGCTCTACCGCCGCTGGCCTTCCAAGCTGGCCATGGTGTCCGATGTGATGACGCGGATCGGAACCGAGCTGATTGAGGCGCCCGATAGCGGCGATCTCCGGCGCGACCTCCATCTCCTGCTGCGGCAGCTGCGCCGGGTGCTGCGCCACCGGACGATCGGCCTGATCCTCCCCGATCTGCACGCCGAGATGCCGCGCAATCCCGAGCTCGCCGACGCCGTCCGCGCGACCCTGCAGGTCGCCCGCCGGGACAAGGCCAAGGTGGTGTTCCGCCAGGCCATCGCGCGCGGCGAACTCGCCGCCGACATCGATCTCGATCTCGCCGCCGATCTGGTCGGCTCCATGATCTACTGGCGCCTCGTCGTGACGCGACAGCCGGCCGACGAGGCTTACCTTCACACGCTGGTCGACCTCATCCTGCGGGCGCTCGGCTACCGCGGTCGCGACGCGACGGGCTAG
- a CDS encoding YciI family protein yields MRVMVFVKATEDSEKGTLPSAELFEAMGKYNEELIKAGILRSADGLKPSSAGKRVAFDGPSRSVIDGPFTETRELVAGYWLWEVKDMDEAVAWVKRCPNPMLGPSEIEIRPLYEMSDFQ; encoded by the coding sequence ATGCGCGTGATGGTTTTCGTGAAGGCTACCGAGGACAGCGAAAAGGGAACGCTTCCCTCGGCGGAATTGTTCGAGGCGATGGGCAAGTACAACGAGGAGCTGATAAAGGCCGGCATCCTGCGTTCCGCCGACGGCCTCAAGCCCTCGTCGGCGGGCAAGCGCGTCGCCTTCGACGGTCCCAGCCGCTCGGTCATTGATGGACCCTTCACCGAGACGCGCGAGCTGGTCGCCGGCTACTGGCTCTGGGAGGTCAAGGACATGGACGAGGCGGTCGCCTGGGTGAAGCGTTGCCCCAATCCGATGCTCGGCCCGAGCGAGATCGAAATCCGGCCGCTCTACGAGATGTCGGACTTTCAGTGA
- a CDS encoding sigma factor: MSTDADIDAFEDRLTALRPRLHRYCARMTGSAIHGEDVLQDALVKALQARAEGAEVDNLEGWLFRIAHNASLDFLRGRARSNVVPLTEDVEAAPIPEADIVAIGFRTFLLLPELQRCAVILKDVLGHSVEEIAGIAACSPAAAKSALQRGRVALRLLADAPEDTRLPLMSDPDRRRLAAYVELFRSGDFDAIRAMLADDVKLDLVNRLRREGRDSVNIYFTRYSEIPKWRFALGAVEGRPAMLVFDSTGPMEKPAHFVLVDWSDGKIAAIRDFVFAPYVLESIDWVRLG, translated from the coding sequence ATGAGCACCGACGCAGATATCGACGCATTCGAGGATCGCCTGACGGCGTTGCGGCCGCGCCTCCACCGCTATTGCGCGCGCATGACCGGATCGGCGATCCATGGCGAGGACGTCCTGCAGGACGCGCTGGTCAAGGCGCTTCAGGCGCGGGCCGAGGGCGCCGAGGTCGACAATCTCGAGGGCTGGCTGTTCCGCATCGCCCACAATGCCAGCCTCGACTTTCTGCGTGGGCGGGCGCGGAGCAACGTCGTCCCGCTCACCGAGGACGTCGAGGCGGCGCCGATCCCCGAGGCGGATATCGTCGCGATCGGCTTCCGGACGTTCCTGCTTCTGCCGGAGCTGCAGCGCTGCGCGGTAATCCTGAAGGACGTTCTGGGGCACTCGGTCGAGGAGATCGCCGGCATCGCCGCCTGCTCGCCGGCGGCGGCCAAATCGGCGCTTCAGCGCGGCCGCGTGGCGCTGCGCTTGCTCGCCGACGCGCCGGAGGACACCCGGTTGCCGCTGATGTCCGATCCCGACCGGCGGAGGCTCGCTGCCTATGTCGAGCTATTCCGCAGCGGCGATTTCGACGCCATCCGCGCCATGCTCGCCGACGACGTGAAGCTCGATCTGGTGAACCGGCTGCGGCGGGAAGGCCGCGACAGCGTCAATATCTATTTCACCCGCTATTCCGAAATCCCGAAATGGCGCTTTGCCCTCGGCGCGGTGGAGGGAAGGCCGGCCATGCTGGTCTTCGACAGCACCGGCCCGATGGAAAAGCCGGCGCATTTTGTCCTGGTCGACTGGTCGGACGGCAAGATCGCCGCGATCCGCGATTTCGTGTTCGCGCCCTATGTGCTCGAGTCCATCGACTGGGTGCGGCTCGGCTAG
- a CDS encoding putative quinol monooxygenase, protein MSNEPVILINLLKVEPGKQEALLALLKQSTDTVIRTLKGWKTTRLIAAKDGAGVVIYSEWESPAAIEAMRNDPRMKAYFPKIAAIASLDSVLGSAVLSETV, encoded by the coding sequence ATGTCCAACGAACCCGTCATCCTGATCAACCTGCTCAAAGTTGAACCCGGCAAGCAGGAGGCGCTGCTCGCGCTTCTGAAGCAGAGCACCGACACGGTCATCCGCACGCTCAAGGGCTGGAAGACGACCCGGCTGATCGCCGCGAAGGACGGCGCCGGCGTCGTCATCTACTCCGAATGGGAAAGCCCCGCGGCGATCGAGGCGATGCGCAATGACCCGCGCATGAAGGCCTACTTCCCGAAGATCGCCGCGATCGCGAGCTTGGATTCGGTTCTGGGCTCGGCGGTGTTGAGCGAAACCGTCTGA
- a CDS encoding AraC family transcriptional regulator gives MVKALCQQLAASALGIATGEGDFPTEIPNLSLHRQHGTNGPMPCVYPRGLIVPLGGKKQAVYGDQIVDYEMGSTLLVTLDMPVMSQILEASARSPSLILFLKLDAARLVEAAQEIEGTPAADDCVPPLSLAPADPGLVEALIRLLALSREPQLQRSLAALIEKEIALRLVSGAHGPVLRRQLIVGSPKQKIANAMRWLRDNFVERSAIDSLAARVGMSPTSFRQHFREVAGTSPLQYQKQLRLQAARQLMLNTGASATTASDKVGYVSPSQFSREYKRLFGSAPLDDVMRHKR, from the coding sequence ATGGTCAAAGCTCTCTGCCAGCAACTCGCCGCTTCCGCCCTCGGCATCGCCACCGGCGAAGGCGATTTTCCGACCGAAATTCCGAACCTCTCGCTCCATCGTCAGCATGGAACGAACGGGCCGATGCCCTGCGTCTATCCGCGAGGCCTGATCGTGCCGTTGGGCGGCAAGAAGCAGGCCGTCTATGGCGACCAGATTGTCGACTACGAGATGGGCAGCACGCTGCTGGTGACCCTCGACATGCCCGTCATGTCGCAGATCCTGGAAGCCAGCGCGCGATCGCCGTCGCTGATCCTGTTCCTGAAGCTGGACGCGGCGCGGCTGGTGGAAGCCGCGCAGGAAATCGAGGGGACGCCGGCCGCCGATGATTGCGTTCCGCCGCTGTCGCTGGCGCCCGCCGATCCCGGCCTGGTCGAGGCGCTGATCCGCCTCTTGGCGCTCTCGCGCGAGCCGCAGCTGCAGCGGTCGCTTGCCGCGCTGATCGAGAAGGAGATCGCCTTGCGGCTGGTCAGCGGCGCGCATGGACCGGTGCTGCGCCGCCAGCTCATCGTGGGGTCGCCGAAGCAGAAGATCGCCAACGCTATGCGCTGGCTGCGAGACAATTTCGTCGAAAGGTCCGCGATCGACAGCCTCGCGGCGCGGGTCGGCATGAGCCCGACCAGCTTCCGCCAGCATTTCCGCGAGGTCGCCGGCACCAGCCCGCTGCAATACCAGAAGCAGCTTCGCCTGCAGGCGGCGCGCCAGCTCATGCTGAATACGGGCGCCAGCGCCACCACGGCGTCGGACAAGGTCGGCTATGTGAGCCCGTCACAGTTCAGCCGCGAATACAAGCGGCTCTTCGGCTCAGCCCCGCTCGACGATGTGATGCGCCACAAGCGCTGA
- a CDS encoding SDR family NAD(P)-dependent oxidoreductase, which produces MSAQKYFLTGASGGLGLELARAILAKSHTVVAAVLRTDAMAELAREFGDRLVVERLDVTDPAQIRDVAARHADVDVIINNAGGAVIGAMEELSDAEVKQQLDLNLVGPINVTRAFLPALRAKKSGRIVYITSVGGRVGFASGAMYHAAKFGLEGFAEATAQEIAEFGIHTLIIEPGSMKTNFQANIRWTQETDAYRNSAVGAVRRYIEEHGEANTAGDPVKIADAIYELTQQAEPPLRTALGVDTFATLQKAYSDSLKTLEAQKALAQSVAFEGKTGFMPNA; this is translated from the coding sequence ATGTCTGCACAGAAATACTTCCTGACCGGCGCCTCTGGCGGCCTCGGCCTGGAGCTCGCCCGGGCCATCCTGGCGAAGAGTCATACGGTAGTCGCCGCCGTGCTGCGTACCGACGCCATGGCGGAGCTCGCTCGCGAATTCGGCGACCGCCTCGTGGTCGAGCGGCTCGATGTCACCGACCCCGCCCAGATCCGCGACGTCGCCGCCCGCCATGCCGATGTCGACGTCATCATCAACAATGCCGGCGGCGCGGTGATCGGCGCGATGGAGGAGCTGAGCGACGCCGAGGTCAAGCAGCAGCTCGACCTGAACCTCGTCGGCCCGATCAATGTCACCCGTGCCTTCCTGCCCGCCCTTCGCGCGAAGAAGAGCGGCCGGATCGTCTACATCACCAGCGTCGGCGGCCGCGTCGGCTTCGCCAGCGGCGCCATGTACCACGCCGCCAAGTTCGGGCTCGAAGGCTTCGCCGAGGCGACAGCGCAGGAAATCGCCGAATTCGGCATCCACACGCTGATCATCGAGCCCGGCTCGATGAAGACCAACTTCCAGGCCAATATCCGCTGGACGCAGGAGACCGACGCCTATCGCAACTCGGCCGTCGGCGCGGTGCGCCGCTACATCGAGGAGCATGGCGAGGCGAACACCGCCGGCGATCCGGTGAAGATCGCCGACGCCATCTACGAGCTCACGCAGCAGGCTGAACCGCCGCTCCGCACCGCGCTGGGCGTCGACACCTTCGCCACGCTGCAGAAGGCCTACAGCGACAGTCTGAAGACGCTGGAGGCGCAGAAAGCGCTGGCCCAATCCGTCGCCTTCGAGGGCAAGACCGGCTTCATGCCGAACGCCTGA